A genomic region of Halomonas aestuarii contains the following coding sequences:
- the hda gene encoding DnaA regulatory inactivator Hda, translated as MSRAPAQLPLGVGLRDDATFANFHPGPNATLVDRLVHQLDDDGEPFLYVWGASGTGRSHLLQAACHAASDRDGRALYLPLAELGHFPPLMLEEVERLDLVAIDDLDRVVGRKRWEEALFHAYNRLRDAGKRLVIAAEAPPRQLPVKLPDLASRLTWGMTFHLQGLDDGGRLAALQLRARGRGMQLPDEVARYILHRGPRRLDALFATLETLDRASLSAQRKLTIPFVKQALGW; from the coding sequence ATGAGTCGAGCACCCGCGCAGTTGCCGCTGGGCGTGGGCCTGCGCGACGACGCCACCTTCGCCAACTTCCATCCCGGGCCCAACGCGACCCTGGTCGACCGGCTCGTGCACCAGCTCGACGACGACGGCGAGCCCTTCCTCTATGTGTGGGGCGCGTCCGGCACCGGCCGCAGCCACCTGCTGCAGGCCGCCTGCCATGCGGCCTCCGACCGCGATGGCCGGGCGCTCTACCTGCCCCTGGCGGAGCTCGGCCACTTTCCGCCGCTGATGCTCGAGGAGGTCGAACGCCTGGACCTGGTGGCGATCGATGACCTCGACCGGGTCGTCGGGCGCAAGCGCTGGGAGGAGGCGCTGTTCCATGCCTACAACCGCCTGCGCGACGCCGGCAAGCGCCTGGTGATCGCCGCCGAGGCGCCGCCGCGGCAGCTGCCGGTGAAGCTGCCGGACCTGGCCTCGCGCCTCACCTGGGGCATGACCTTCCACCTGCAGGGGCTCGACGATGGCGGGCGCCTGGCCGCGTTGCAGCTGCGGGCCCGGGGGCGCGGCATGCAGCTGCCCGACGAGGTGGCCCGCTATATCCTCCATCGCGGGCCGCGACGCCTGGATGCGCTCTTCGCGACCCTGGAGACCCTGGATCGCGCCTCGCTGTCCGCCCAGCGCAAGCTGACCATTCCCTTCGTCAAGCAGGCGCTGGGCTGGTAG
- a CDS encoding phasin family protein, whose protein sequence is MQNFDTKQFTEQFESMFFGPARAYAALSVDYTEKLVNAQLDAGKAYTDTGLAQLRSLMNVKDAEGLKSYMEGQQKVAKDLTERLKGDAEKVVSLQQDFVQQSQKLTEENVKQATEATKAAK, encoded by the coding sequence ATGCAAAACTTCGACACCAAGCAGTTCACCGAACAGTTCGAATCCATGTTCTTCGGCCCGGCCCGCGCCTACGCTGCCCTGTCCGTGGACTACACCGAGAAGCTGGTCAACGCCCAGCTCGACGCCGGCAAGGCCTACACCGACACCGGCCTGGCCCAGCTGCGCAGCCTGATGAACGTCAAGGATGCCGAAGGCCTGAAGAGCTACATGGAAGGCCAGCAGAAGGTCGCCAAGGACCTGACCGAGCGCCTGAAGGGCGACGCCGAGAAGGTCGTGTCCCTGCAGCAGGACTTCGTCCAGCAGAGCCAGAAGCTGACCGAAGAGAACGTCAAGCAGGCGACCGAGGCCACCAAGGCCGCCAAGTAA
- a CDS encoding carboxypeptidase-like regulatory domain-containing protein, which translates to MTRWTLLALLGLSLAGCQIIEPRYPAGQSERVEVIERGMPAPDAAQRPSTTGRVARRVAFPAEEYAALEKRGNATISGRLTLGGRPVANRPVSAAPVTTYSAEAAEQALAGRAVEHADPRARAYTHTTRTDANGDFRLDGLPAGEFYVSSSARDPASGETRVILRQVSLGRGQSRRIELSR; encoded by the coding sequence ATGACACGCTGGACCCTTCTCGCCCTGCTGGGGCTCTCACTGGCCGGGTGCCAGATCATCGAGCCGCGCTATCCGGCCGGGCAGAGCGAGCGCGTCGAGGTGATCGAGCGTGGCATGCCGGCTCCCGACGCGGCCCAGCGCCCCTCCACCACCGGGCGCGTCGCCCGCCGGGTGGCCTTCCCCGCCGAGGAGTATGCCGCCCTGGAGAAGCGCGGCAACGCCACGATCAGCGGTCGACTGACCCTGGGGGGGCGCCCGGTGGCGAACCGCCCCGTTTCGGCGGCACCGGTGACCACCTACTCCGCAGAGGCGGCGGAACAGGCCCTCGCGGGCCGCGCCGTGGAACACGCTGATCCCCGGGCACGGGCATACACCCACACCACCCGCACCGATGCCAACGGCGACTTCCGCCTCGATGGCCTGCCGGCCGGCGAGTTCTATGTCTCGAGCAGCGCGCGGGACCCCGCCAGCGGCGAGACGCGGGTGATCCTGCGCCAGGTCAGCCTGGGCAGGGGCCAGTCCCGCCGCATCGAGCTCAGTCGTTGA
- a CDS encoding AI-2E family transporter yields MRRQWWVVTAVAAVGLWFLISIEPVLMPFFVSMILAYLGDPLADRLEAQGLSRRLAVSLVFLLLTLVIVLTLLVVVPILGRQLGQLIESLPTVLTWVQQTVVPRIQSLTGLDLSTDIDQMRKAFVDNWKETGTFAASLLAQVSRSGLAVAAWVANLALIPVVTFYLLLDWDILVAKVRGSLPRNWEPAAVRLAGECDEVLSAFLRGQLIVMLCLGVIYAVGLTLLGVRFGLLIGMLAGLASIVPYLGVIVGISVAGVVAFFQFGDWLILLGVATVFGFGQLVESVVLQPKLLGDKIGLHPVAVIFAVLAGGQLFGFTGVLLALPVAAMVMVVLRYLHEHYKNSTLYDAGRQRTHDEESP; encoded by the coding sequence TGGGGCTATGGTTCCTGATCAGTATCGAACCGGTGCTGATGCCGTTCTTCGTCAGCATGATCCTGGCCTACCTGGGCGATCCCCTGGCCGACCGGCTGGAGGCCCAGGGGCTCTCCCGGCGGCTGGCGGTCTCGCTGGTGTTCCTGCTGCTGACTCTGGTCATCGTGCTCACCCTGCTGGTGGTGGTGCCCATCCTCGGTCGGCAGCTGGGCCAGCTGATCGAGTCGCTGCCGACGGTGCTCACCTGGGTGCAGCAGACGGTGGTGCCGCGCATCCAGTCGTTGACCGGGCTGGACCTCTCCACCGACATCGACCAGATGCGCAAGGCCTTCGTCGACAACTGGAAGGAGACGGGCACCTTCGCCGCCAGCCTGCTGGCCCAGGTGTCGCGCTCCGGCCTGGCGGTGGCGGCCTGGGTCGCCAACCTGGCGCTGATCCCGGTGGTCACCTTCTACTTGCTGCTCGACTGGGACATCCTGGTCGCCAAGGTGCGCGGCTCGCTGCCGCGGAACTGGGAGCCTGCCGCGGTGCGACTGGCCGGTGAGTGCGACGAGGTGCTCTCCGCCTTCCTGCGCGGCCAGCTGATCGTCATGCTCTGCCTGGGGGTGATCTATGCGGTGGGGCTGACCCTGCTCGGCGTGCGGTTCGGCCTGCTCATCGGCATGCTCGCGGGCCTGGCCAGCATCGTGCCCTATCTCGGGGTGATCGTGGGCATTTCCGTGGCCGGCGTGGTGGCCTTCTTCCAGTTCGGCGACTGGCTGATCCTGCTTGGCGTCGCGACCGTCTTCGGATTCGGCCAGCTGGTCGAGAGCGTGGTACTGCAGCCCAAGCTCCTGGGCGACAAGATCGGCCTGCACCCGGTGGCCGTGATCTTCGCGGTGCTGGCGGGGGGGCAGCTGTTCGGCTTCACCGGCGTGCTGCTGGCGCTGCCCGTGGCCGCCATGGTGATGGTGGTGTTGCGTTATCTCCACGAGCACTATAAAAACAGCACGCTGTATGACGCCGGACGCCAACGCACCCACGACGAGGAGTCGCCATGA